One segment of Carya illinoinensis cultivar Pawnee chromosome 13, C.illinoinensisPawnee_v1, whole genome shotgun sequence DNA contains the following:
- the LOC122291655 gene encoding DEAD-box ATP-dependent RNA helicase 37-like has product MSTRTSWADLAANSVAENAAPGSSSASNGGIGPTTAPSRSTYVPPHLRNRPPVADTPAPANSGPVSSNDRSGHGGSRWSGAPRNDYGRSGYSGGGRGGGWGGRSGGWDRGRDREVNPFGDDDDTEQPFSEQENTGINFDAYEDIPVETSGENVPPAVNTFAEIDLGEALNQNIRRCKYVRPTPVQRHAIPISLGGRDLMACAQTGSGKTAAFCFPIISGIMRGQSVQRPPRGARTVYPLALILSPTRELSMQIHEEARKFSYQTGVRVVVAYGGAPINQQLRDLERGVDILVATPGRLVDLLERARVSLQMIRYLALDEADRMLDMGFEPQIRKIVEQMDMPPPGARQTMLFSATFPKEIQRLASDFLANYIFLAVGRVGSSTDLIVQRVEFVHESDKRSHLMDLLHAQRANGSQGKQALTLVFVETKKGADSLEHWLCLNGFPATTIHGDRSQQEREHALRSFKSGNTPILVATDVAARGLDIPHVAHVVNFDLPNDIDDYVHRIGRTGRAGKSGLATAFFNENNSSMARALAELMQESNQEVPAWLSRYAARSSFGGGRNRRSGGGRFGGRDFRREGSFNRGGSDYYSAGNSSGGYGTSSGGYGGGYGPGVTSAWD; this is encoded by the exons ATGAGTACGCGAACTTCATGGGCAGATTTGGCTGCAAACTCTGTGGCCGAGAATGCAGCTCCTGGGTCTTCTTCTGCTAGCAATGGCGGCATAGGGCCCACAACTGCTCCTTCCCGGAGCACATATGTTCCTCCACATCTTCGAAATCGCCCTCCTGTTGCCGACACACCTGCACCAGCTAATAGTGGGCCTGTTTCAAGTAATGACCGGTCCGGACATGGTGGGTCACGATGGTCTGGTGCTCCTAGGAATGATTATGGTCGATCTGGGTACAGTGGTGGTGGCCGTGGTGGTGGATGGGGGGGTAGAAGTGGTGGCTGGGACCGTGGGAGAGATCGGGAAGTGAACCcttttggagatgatgatgACACAGAACAGCCATTTTCTGAGCAGGAGAACACCGGCATCAACTTCGATGCATATGAGGATATCCCAGTGGAGACAAGTGGTGAAAATGTTCCTCCGGCTGTGAATACATTTGCGGAGATTGATTTGGGTGAAGCACTCAATCAGAATATTCGCAGGTGCAAGTATGTGAGGCCAACTCCTGTGCAGCGGCATGCCATCCCAATCTCTCTTGGGGGGCGTGACTTAATGGCTTGTGCCCAGACTGGTTCTGGCAAGACGGCTGCTTTTTGCTTCCCTATCATCAGTGGGATTATGAGGGGCCAAAGTGTACAGAGACCGCCCCGTGGGGCACGAACAGTGTACCCACTTGCTCTTATCCTCTCTCCAACTAGGGAGCTCTCGATGCAA ATACACGAGGAAGCTAGGAAATTCTCATATCAGACAGGTGTAAGAGTGGTTGTTGCTTATGGAGGAGCACCAATTAACCAACAG CTGCGGGACCTGGAGAGAGGTGTTGATATTCTTGTGGCTACTCCTGGAAGGTTGGTTGATTTGCTGGAAAGGGCCAGAGTTTCATTACAGATGATCAGATATTTAGCCTTGGATGAGGCAGATCGAATGCTGGATATGGGTTTTGAGCCTCAAATAAGGAAAATTGTAGAGCAAATGGACATGCCTCCACCTGGTGCAAGACAAACTATGCTGTTCAGTGCTACTTTCCCCAAAGAGATACAG AGATTGGCTTCTGATTTCCttgcaaattatatttttttggctgTTGGAAGAGTGGGCTCAAGTACTGATTTGATAGTCCAACGAGTGGAATTTGTTCATGAATCTGACAAAAGAAGTCACCTCATGGACCTTCTTCATGCACAGAGGGCAAATGGTTCACAGGGAAAG CAAGCTCTTACATTAGTCTTTGTGGAGACAAAGAAGGGAGCTGATTCGCTGGAACATTGGTTATGTCTTAATGGTTTTCCTGCAACTACTATTCACGGTGATAGATCACAACAG GAAAGGGAGCATGCATTGAGGTCCTTTAAAAGTGGAAACACCCCAATTTTGGTTGCAACTGATGTGGCTGCACGTGGTCTTGATATTCCCCATGTTGCCCATGTGGTCAACTTTGATCTCCCCAATGATATTGATGATTATGTTCACCGCATTGGACGGACAGGGCGAGCTGGTAAATCAGGTTTAGCTACTGCCTTCTTCAATGAGAATAATTCGTCAATGGCACGGGCTTTAGCTGAGCTAATGCAAGAATCAAATCAAGAAGTGCCTGCTTGGCTGTCCCGGTATGCAGCCCGGTCTTCTTTTGGTGGAGGGAGGAACCGTCGTTCTGGCGGAGGTCGATTTGGTGGGCGTGATTTCAGAAGGGAGGGCTCGTTCAATAGGGGTGGTTCTGATTATTACAGTGCAGGCAACAGCAGCGGTGGATATGGTACTTCTTCTGGTGGGTATGGTGGAGGATATGGTCCAGGGGTGACCAGTGCATGGGACTAA